A genomic stretch from Lagenorhynchus albirostris chromosome 12, mLagAlb1.1, whole genome shotgun sequence includes:
- the GPR6 gene encoding G-protein coupled receptor 6, whose product MNASSSSLNDSQVVAVAAEGAAAAATAAGARDTGEWGPPAAAAAAALGGSGAANASLELSSQLPGGPTGLLLSSVNPWDVLLCVSGTVIAGENALVVALIASTPALRTPMFVLVGSLATADLLAGCGLILHFVFQYVVPSETVSLLTVGFLVASFAASVSSLLAITVDRYLSLYNALTYYSRRTLLGMHLLLAATWTVSLGLGLLPVLGWNCLAERAACSVVRPLTRSHVALLSATFFAVFGIMLHLYVRICKVVWRHAHQIALQQHCLAPPHLAATRKGVGTLAVVLGTFGASWLPFAIYCVVGSHEDPAIYTYATLLPATYNSMINPIIYAFRNQEIQRALWLLFCGCFQSKVPFRSRSPSEV is encoded by the coding sequence ATGAACGCGAGCTCATCTTCGCTCAACGACTCCCAGGTGGTGGCAGTGGCGGCCGAGGGTGCGGCGGCAGCGGCCACCGCAGCAGGAGCGCGGGACACCGGTGAATGGGGGCCGCCGGCAGCCGCAGCCGCAGCTGCGCTGGGGGGCAGCGGCGCAGCTAATGCGTCGCTGGAGTTGTCTTCGCAGCTGCCAGGGGGGCCGACGGGGCTGCTGCTGTCTTCAGTGAATCCATGGGACGTACTGCTCTGCGTGTCTGGGACGGTGATCGCAGGCGAAAATGCGCTGGTGGTGGCGCTCATCGCGTCCACACCTGCGCTGCGCACGCCCATGTTCGTGCTGGTAGGCAGCCTGGCCACCGCCGACCTGCTGGCGGGCTGCGGTCTCATTCTGCACTTCGTATTCCAGTACGTGGTGCCCTCGGAGACTGTGAGCCTGCTTACTGTAGGCTTCCTCGTGGCCTCCTTCGCTGCCTCCGTCAGCAGCCTGCTGGCCATTACGGTGGACCGCTACCTGTCCCTCTACAACGCGCTCACCTATTACTCGCGACGGACCCTGTTGGGCATGCACCTCCTTCTCGCTGCCACCTGGACGGTGTCCTTAGGCCTTGGGCTGCTGCCGGTGCTTGGCTGGAACTGCCTGGCAGAGCGCGCCGCCTGCAGCGTGGTGCGCCCGCTGACGCGCAGCCACGTGGCACTGCTCTCCGCCACCTTCTTTGCCGTCTTCGGCATCATGCTGCACCTTTACGTGCGCATCTGCAAGGTGGTCTGGCGTCACGCGCACCAGATCGCGCTGCAGCAGCACTGCCTGGCGCCGCCCCACCTTGCCGCCACCAGAAAGGGTGTGGGTACGCTGGCCGTGGTGCTGGGCACTTTCGGTGCCAGCTGGCTGCCCTTTGCCATCTACTGCGTGGTAGGCAGCCACGAGGACCCAGCTATCTACACCTACGCCACCCTGCTGCCCGCCACCTACAACTCTATGATCAATCCTATCATCTATGCCTTCCGCAACCAGGAGATCCAACGCGCCCTGTGGCTCTTGTTTTGTGGCTGTTTCCAGTCCAAAGTGCCCTTCCGCTCCAGGTCCCCCAGTGAGGTCTGA